The Deinococcus sonorensis KR-87 genome includes a window with the following:
- a CDS encoding serine hydrolase, protein MTPPSLGQTLAAHGYAGSAALVILDAHTGEPLHAEQPERVFPAASTIKVPLLVLALQEAQAGRLDLNERLTLQPDDRVPGSGVLHELGGGLQPSVLDLLTLMTVVSDNTATNLMIRRLGLEAVQRWLARTMPASRLVGPLQLPAHLRNEAQRRGERNRTTAAEQTRLLVQLQRGELLDDAHTRLALDILFRQQQRDLLARHAPRDAAGELIYRMATKSGELNGVHHDVGLLQLPRPLAVALLSEGGSDPREHPDNRDVQLLAAAVWPLLQYYGFHPVASRLGDILTEASAVQ, encoded by the coding sequence GTGACGCCGCCGTCGCTGGGCCAGACGCTGGCGGCGCACGGCTACGCCGGCAGCGCCGCCCTGGTGATTCTGGATGCCCACACGGGCGAACCCCTGCACGCCGAGCAGCCGGAGCGGGTCTTTCCGGCGGCCAGCACCATCAAGGTGCCGCTCCTGGTGCTGGCCCTGCAGGAGGCGCAGGCCGGACGGCTGGACCTGAACGAGCGCCTGACACTGCAGCCGGACGACCGGGTGCCGGGCAGCGGCGTACTGCACGAGCTGGGCGGCGGGCTCCAGCCGAGCGTGCTGGACCTGCTGACCCTGATGACCGTGGTGAGCGACAACACCGCCACCAACCTGATGATCCGGCGGCTGGGCCTGGAGGCGGTGCAGAGATGGCTGGCCCGGACCATGCCGGCGAGCCGGTTGGTGGGCCCGCTGCAGCTGCCGGCCCATCTGCGCAATGAGGCCCAGCGGCGCGGCGAGCGCAACCGGACCACCGCGGCGGAGCAGACGCGGCTGCTGGTGCAGCTGCAGCGCGGCGAGCTGCTGGACGACGCCCACACCCGGCTGGCCCTGGACATCCTGTTCCGCCAGCAGCAGCGTGACCTGCTGGCCCGCCATGCCCCGCGCGACGCGGCCGGCGAACTGATCTACCGGATGGCCACCAAGAGCGGCGAGCTGAACGGCGTTCACCACGACGTGGGCCTGCTGCAGCTGCCGCGTCCGCTGGCGGTGGCGCTGCTTTCAGAGGGCGGAAGCGACCCGCGTGAGCACCCGGACAACCGGGATGTGCAGCTGCTGGCTGCAGCAGTGTGGCCACTGCTGCAGTATTACGGTTTTCACCCGGTCGCCAGCCGGCTGGGGGACATTCTTACTGAAGCCTCAGCGGTACAGTGA
- a CDS encoding c-type cytochrome, which translates to MPSVAIVVAAIMWIILLFMFNTQTAPEPVAADPALSATIQKEWPKIGPALYTSNCSGCHGAQGQGGVGPKLAGDPHIQNDPALVPTRILHGKGAMPAFEGRLKENEIYAIANFVENSWGNKAKELVTPATLAAGVGKVSPDVLRVRSRFVPEEIILPEIFLVTFVVLLLTYGLIGLYSYWTEGTELRPGIHKSRSSPLSMTAMVATLAGVVLFSVLFVREILRSIADMAATPPVAPQVTQEGFYAAMVVLLLALAVGLYKKFFMDDEVLVEDASGEFPW; encoded by the coding sequence ATGCCATCGGTCGCCATCGTGGTGGCGGCCATCATGTGGATCATTTTGCTGTTTATGTTCAACACTCAGACCGCGCCGGAACCGGTGGCGGCTGATCCGGCGCTGAGCGCCACCATCCAGAAGGAGTGGCCCAAGATCGGGCCGGCGCTGTATACGTCCAACTGCTCCGGCTGTCACGGCGCGCAGGGCCAGGGCGGCGTGGGTCCCAAGCTGGCCGGCGACCCGCACATCCAGAACGACCCGGCCCTGGTCCCGACCCGCATCCTGCACGGCAAGGGCGCCATGCCCGCCTTCGAGGGCCGGCTGAAGGAAAACGAGATCTACGCCATCGCCAACTTCGTGGAGAACAGCTGGGGCAACAAGGCCAAGGAACTGGTCACGCCCGCCACCCTGGCGGCCGGTGTGGGCAAGGTCAGCCCGGACGTGCTGCGGGTTCGCTCGCGCTTCGTGCCGGAAGAGATCATCCTGCCGGAGATCTTCCTGGTGACCTTCGTGGTGCTGCTGCTGACCTACGGCCTGATCGGGCTGTACAGCTACTGGACCGAGGGCACCGAGCTGCGCCCCGGCATCCACAAGTCGCGCAGCAGCCCGCTGAGCATGACGGCCATGGTGGCCACCCTGGCCGGCGTGGTGCTGTTCAGCGTGCTGTTCGTGCGCGAGATCCTGCGCTCGATTGCCGACATGGCCGCGACGCCCCCGGTGGCGCCGCAGGTGACGCAGGAAGGCTTCTACGCCGCGATGGTGGTGCTGCTGCTGGCGCTGGCGGTGGGCCTGTACAAGAAGTTCTTCATGGACGATGAGGTGCTGGTGGAGGACGCCAGCGGCGAGTTCCCGTGGTAA
- a CDS encoding Rieske 2Fe-2S domain-containing protein has product MTKYVRKDPELSRRKFINVALGTTAGVGTLSLLSIIGGVKPPYKITPEKELPRPGDVLVHADGPNAGQPVQLADIQPERALFAYPKGKASNGKEVLKNGVDRNQLIVAKFQPSELKAPTDVKATDQGVIVYSRQCMHLGCAVLIQPYTPANLKVAAVCPCHGGAYNLTAGAQVVGGPPPAPLAQLPIKVQGDQLVVDGFFLSLPYDISEPEFVSQKEELTKA; this is encoded by the coding sequence ATGACCAAATACGTACGCAAGGATCCGGAACTCAGCCGGCGCAAGTTCATCAACGTGGCGCTGGGCACCACTGCCGGCGTCGGCACCCTGAGCCTGCTGAGCATCATCGGTGGCGTCAAGCCGCCCTACAAGATCACCCCCGAGAAGGAACTCCCCCGCCCCGGCGACGTGCTGGTGCACGCGGACGGCCCCAACGCCGGTCAGCCGGTGCAGCTGGCCGACATCCAGCCGGAACGGGCGCTGTTCGCCTACCCCAAGGGCAAGGCCAGCAATGGCAAGGAGGTGCTGAAGAACGGCGTGGACCGCAACCAGCTGATCGTGGCGAAGTTCCAGCCGAGCGAGCTCAAGGCGCCTACCGACGTGAAGGCCACCGACCAGGGCGTGATCGTGTACTCGCGCCAGTGCATGCACCTGGGCTGCGCCGTGCTGATTCAGCCGTACACCCCGGCCAACCTGAAGGTGGCGGCGGTGTGCCCCTGCCACGGTGGCGCGTACAACCTGACGGCCGGCGCCCAGGTGGTGGGCGGGCCGCCCCCGGCCCCGCTGGCCCAGCTGCCGATCAAGGTGCAGGGCGATCAGCTGGTGGTGGACGGCTTCTTCCTCTCGCTGCCGTATGACATCAGCGAACCGGAATTCGTTTCCCAGAAAGAGGAGTTGACCAAGGCATGA
- a CDS encoding cytochrome b — MNQWLDERLHISRLNDKFLRKAFPVHHSFFLGEITLFSLIVLILTGVFLALSYEPSTRMVANPTDASQMVPAAYASIIRINWMPFGDMLRRIHHWSANIMVGAAILHMMRIYFTGAFKKPRELNWWIGMLLLVFTIITAVTGYSLPYDNFAKTTLGVVVGIVASIPWIGDWVAQAAFGGKFALDNMAMIPRVYGYHIMLLPAILLGLTAAHMLIMIKQKHTQPQYAKRIAYKKIVGVPLMTQQTPIMIMLALLMTGLIILFAAFIPVHPVEVFGPASNQPVANIKPDWYLLWIFGVLEMIPANAKFTILGGTIGPEFIGGIVIATLVLVLMLAVPIFDKSRENMYYAENPTDFPKRLAAGVAFFTLLIVWSFAGYKNDFQWPVAPFWILTFVGPLVAYFATLGIVRGIKAFRAADERDQAQHAAAADD; from the coding sequence ATGAACCAGTGGCTCGATGAACGTCTGCACATCTCGCGCCTGAACGACAAGTTCCTGCGCAAAGCCTTCCCGGTCCACCATTCCTTCTTCCTGGGTGAGATCACGCTGTTCTCGCTGATCGTGCTGATCCTGACCGGCGTGTTCCTGGCACTCAGCTACGAGCCGAGCACCCGCATGGTCGCCAACCCCACCGACGCCTCGCAGATGGTGCCGGCCGCCTACGCCTCGATCATCCGCATTAACTGGATGCCGTTCGGTGACATGCTGCGCCGCATCCACCACTGGTCGGCCAACATCATGGTCGGCGCCGCGATTCTGCACATGATGCGCATCTACTTCACGGGTGCCTTCAAGAAGCCGCGCGAGCTGAACTGGTGGATCGGCATGCTGCTGCTGGTGTTCACCATCATCACCGCCGTGACCGGCTACAGCCTGCCGTACGACAACTTCGCCAAGACCACCCTGGGCGTGGTGGTGGGCATCGTGGCCTCGATCCCCTGGATCGGGGACTGGGTGGCCCAGGCGGCCTTCGGCGGCAAGTTCGCGCTGGACAACATGGCCATGATCCCGCGCGTGTACGGCTACCACATCATGCTGCTGCCGGCGATCCTGCTGGGCCTGACCGCCGCGCACATGCTGATCATGATCAAGCAGAAGCACACCCAGCCGCAGTACGCCAAGCGCATCGCTTACAAGAAGATCGTCGGTGTGCCGCTCATGACCCAGCAGACCCCGATCATGATCATGCTGGCGCTGCTGATGACCGGCCTGATCATCCTGTTCGCCGCCTTCATCCCGGTGCACCCGGTCGAGGTGTTCGGTCCGGCCAGCAACCAGCCGGTGGCCAACATCAAGCCCGACTGGTACCTGCTGTGGATCTTCGGCGTGCTGGAGATGATCCCGGCCAACGCCAAGTTCACCATCCTGGGCGGCACCATCGGGCCCGAGTTCATCGGCGGCATCGTGATCGCCACCCTGGTGCTGGTGCTGATGCTGGCGGTGCCGATCTTCGACAAGAGCCGCGAGAACATGTACTACGCGGAGAACCCCACCGACTTTCCCAAGCGGCTGGCGGCGGGCGTGGCCTTCTTCACCCTGCTGATCGTCTGGAGCTTCGCCGGGTACAAGAACGACTTCCAGTGGCCGGTGGCCCCCTTCTGGATCCTGACCTTCGTGGGTCCGCTGGTCGCCTACTTCGCCACCCTGGGCATCGTGCGCGGCATCAAGGCCTTCCGGGCCGCCGATGAACGCGATCAGGCGCAGCACGCGGCCGCGGCCGACGACTGA
- a CDS encoding YebC/PmpR family DNA-binding transcriptional regulator, translating into MAGHSKWAQIKRKKGANDKKRSAVISKHIRAITAAVRSGGGIGDPAGNLSLKNAIAAAKTDTVPADNIDNAIKRAVGEGEGGTSYKEAVYEGYGPGGTAILIETLTDNVTRTVAEVRSVFNKRGGSMGTSGSVAWQFESKGVIVLAEGSEAAQEAAIELGAEDLQETEDGLEISTAPSDLYAVSEGLTSRGYTVQSAQLAMLPSNTVAVSGPDADKLMTLLEALEDLDDVQNVYSNADLPEETLA; encoded by the coding sequence ATGGCCGGACACAGCAAATGGGCACAGATCAAGCGCAAGAAGGGTGCCAACGACAAGAAGCGCAGCGCCGTCATCAGCAAGCACATCCGCGCCATCACGGCGGCGGTGCGCTCGGGCGGTGGCATCGGGGACCCGGCCGGGAACCTGAGCCTCAAGAACGCCATCGCGGCGGCCAAGACCGACACGGTGCCGGCCGACAACATCGACAACGCCATCAAGCGGGCGGTGGGTGAAGGCGAGGGCGGCACCAGCTACAAGGAGGCGGTCTACGAGGGGTACGGCCCCGGCGGCACGGCCATCCTGATCGAGACGCTGACCGACAACGTGACGCGCACGGTGGCCGAGGTGCGCAGCGTGTTCAACAAGCGCGGCGGCAGCATGGGCACCAGCGGGTCGGTGGCGTGGCAGTTCGAGAGCAAGGGCGTCATCGTGCTGGCTGAAGGCTCTGAGGCGGCCCAGGAAGCGGCCATCGAGCTGGGGGCCGAGGACCTGCAGGAGACCGAGGACGGGCTGGAGATCAGCACCGCGCCGAGCGACCTGTACGCGGTCAGTGAGGGGCTCACCAGCCGCGGGTACACGGTGCAGAGCGCCCAGCTTGCGATGCTGCCCAGCAACACGGTGGCGGTCAGCGGCCCCGACGCCGACAAGCTGATGACGCTGCTGGAGGCGCTGGAAGACCTGGACGACGTGCAGAACGTGTATTCCAACGCCGACCTGCCGGAAGAGACCCTGGCCTGA
- a CDS encoding PSP1 domain-containing protein, whose amino-acid sequence MLIQKVRFERSPKLHAMMTEAPYPVNARVVVQGKRGPEVATVRDEAEPMPGDGRYGMILGAASEADLDRWAELGREAEDLKWLLRARARARGLPVKIVAAEFTLDGSLLTVSYSAEERIELGALIQDLRGHTRARINFAAVGPREQAMMLGTLGACGRENCSSHHLQDFAPVSIRMARDQQLPLNPEKLSGPCGRLLCCLQFEHTQYLDLLKDVPRKNARVCHDSSGACGKVVKLHPLEGTVDVLTDAGMMQGVPASELRVLKGEPAPGQQKNRPRD is encoded by the coding sequence GTGTTGATCCAGAAGGTCCGCTTCGAGCGCAGTCCCAAGCTCCACGCCATGATGACCGAGGCGCCCTATCCGGTGAACGCCCGGGTGGTGGTGCAGGGCAAGCGTGGCCCGGAAGTGGCCACCGTGCGTGACGAGGCCGAGCCGATGCCCGGAGACGGCCGCTACGGCATGATCCTGGGCGCGGCCAGCGAGGCAGACCTGGACCGCTGGGCCGAACTGGGCCGCGAGGCCGAGGACCTCAAGTGGCTGCTGCGCGCCCGTGCGCGCGCCCGTGGCCTGCCGGTCAAGATCGTGGCGGCCGAGTTCACGCTGGACGGGTCGCTGCTGACGGTCAGCTACAGCGCTGAGGAGCGCATTGAGCTGGGCGCCCTGATTCAGGACCTGCGCGGCCACACCCGCGCGCGCATCAACTTCGCGGCGGTGGGTCCGCGTGAGCAGGCCATGATGCTCGGTACGCTGGGCGCCTGCGGCCGGGAAAATTGCAGCAGCCATCACCTGCAGGACTTCGCGCCGGTCAGCATCCGCATGGCCCGCGACCAGCAGCTGCCGCTGAACCCGGAGAAGCTGAGCGGCCCCTGCGGGCGGCTGCTGTGCTGCCTGCAGTTCGAGCACACCCAGTACCTGGACCTGCTCAAGGACGTGCCGCGCAAGAACGCCCGGGTCTGTCACGACAGCAGCGGCGCCTGCGGCAAGGTGGTCAAGTTGCACCCGCTGGAAGGCACCGTGGACGTGCTGACCGACGCCGGCATGATGCAGGGCGTCCCGGCCTCGGAACTGCGGGTGCTCAAGGGTGAGCCCGCGCCCGGGCAACAGAAAAACCGCCCCAGGGACTGA